From Paenibacillus physcomitrellae, the proteins below share one genomic window:
- a CDS encoding MFS transporter gives MESSLERNNGRGFYKLSRLQRIGFGSGDLAQNLIYNTVSTYLLFFYTNVFGLNPAAAAAMFLVVRIIDAIWDPVVGALVDKHSTRFGKYRGYLVFAGLPLSVLAILVFWNGYSGSLIYAYVTYVGLSMLYTLLNVPYGALNASLTRDNDEITKLTSTRMFLANLGGLAVAYGVPVLVKLFSADGTWDTKLSASGWLITMAIYAGVGFLILLFCFSQTKEKVVMDDSKQDEVKVSDLVTEFKRNKPLRILAFFFITAFAMMSIGNAGGSYYMQYVVQASDYVQWFNALGSIPAFIFLPLVPRIKKLIGKKAMFLVFLGLAIIGMLFIYLIPNPQDHIALVLIAQFIKSTGVIVATGYMWALVPEVISYGELQSGRRISGVVNALTGFFFKFGMALGGVVPGFVLSWTGYVNDSETQSGLAQQGILWLVSVLPALLLILAMFIISKYHLTDAKVYEINKEIESRDAN, from the coding sequence TTTTTTTATACGAATGTATTTGGGCTTAACCCTGCAGCTGCGGCTGCGATGTTCTTGGTCGTACGCATTATTGATGCGATCTGGGATCCAGTTGTTGGTGCCCTTGTAGATAAGCACTCGACGCGCTTCGGGAAATATAGAGGTTACCTAGTGTTCGCCGGATTACCTTTATCGGTATTAGCCATTTTAGTATTCTGGAACGGTTATTCCGGCAGCCTTATTTATGCGTATGTCACTTATGTAGGATTGTCTATGCTTTATACGCTGCTGAACGTGCCTTACGGTGCGCTTAATGCATCCCTGACTCGGGATAATGATGAAATTACGAAATTAACTTCCACACGTATGTTTCTTGCTAATTTAGGTGGACTTGCCGTAGCTTACGGCGTGCCGGTGCTTGTTAAATTGTTCTCTGCCGACGGTACTTGGGATACGAAATTAAGCGCTTCCGGCTGGCTGATCACGATGGCGATCTATGCGGGCGTCGGCTTTCTGATTTTGCTGTTCTGCTTCAGTCAGACGAAAGAGAAAGTCGTCATGGACGATTCCAAGCAGGATGAAGTTAAAGTATCCGATCTTGTAACCGAATTCAAACGGAATAAACCGCTGCGGATTCTGGCTTTCTTCTTCATTACCGCTTTCGCGATGATGTCGATCGGGAATGCCGGCGGTTCCTATTATATGCAGTATGTGGTTCAGGCTTCTGATTATGTACAGTGGTTTAACGCGCTGGGCTCTATACCGGCCTTTATCTTCCTGCCGCTGGTTCCTAGAATCAAGAAGCTTATCGGGAAGAAAGCGATGTTCCTCGTCTTCCTGGGTCTAGCGATTATCGGAATGCTCTTCATCTATCTGATTCCGAATCCGCAGGATCATATTGCTTTGGTTCTGATTGCTCAGTTTATCAAATCGACAGGCGTGATTGTAGCAACCGGCTATATGTGGGCATTGGTGCCTGAGGTCATTTCCTACGGAGAGCTTCAATCGGGCCGGCGCATATCAGGAGTTGTTAACGCTTTAACGGGATTCTTTTTCAAATTTGGGATGGCGCTGGGCGGTGTTGTTCCGGGGTTTGTCCTCAGCTGGACGGGTTATGTGAACGACAGCGAAACACAGTCTGGCCTCGCACAGCAGGGCATCCTTTGGCTGGTATCGGTATTGCCTGCTCTCTTGCTCATCCTGGCTATGTTTATTATTTCGAAATACCACTTAACGGATGCGAAGGTTTATGAGATTAATAAAGAAATCGAGAGCCGCGATGCTAACTAA